A genomic stretch from Chitinophaga agri includes:
- a CDS encoding transglutaminase-like domain-containing protein: protein MAIDESKYTTFQRFLLNLLSLLTIIPLSPYLNRYLPTMVIEGLHLDMIVAVLITFLFTRLLLWIFKPLIIPAFFLICAIFTINYFNDNYSFNNVLNDYKGMVQGNWGAKNNKQFDILSLYPRKVETYRDKTVRGIRDKVNYKDSIVRNFSVAHSVVEFDEYFPKYGKISRYLALFHYLNRHFKYVPDTHRDEYFATPMETIQNGLGGDCDDHSILMASCMQSIGARCRIVLIQGHAYPELYCGSKEEFEIMKQAIVTLFPHPPVKEIHYHEMKGEYWINLDYTARHPGGKYMNDKVYALIEL, encoded by the coding sequence ATGGCTATCGATGAAAGCAAATACACTACATTCCAGCGCTTTTTGCTCAATTTACTGAGCCTGCTTACTATTATACCATTATCGCCATATCTCAACCGGTATCTGCCTACAATGGTCATAGAGGGACTGCATTTGGATATGATCGTAGCCGTACTGATCACTTTCCTGTTTACACGTCTCTTACTCTGGATCTTCAAACCGCTCATCATTCCGGCTTTTTTCCTGATATGTGCCATATTTACCATTAATTATTTTAATGATAATTACTCGTTCAATAATGTACTGAACGACTATAAAGGCATGGTACAGGGAAACTGGGGCGCCAAAAATAACAAGCAGTTTGACATCCTCAGCCTTTATCCGAGGAAGGTAGAGACCTACCGGGACAAAACAGTAAGAGGGATCAGGGATAAGGTCAACTACAAAGATTCTATTGTAAGGAACTTCTCCGTCGCCCACTCGGTAGTAGAATTTGATGAATATTTTCCCAAGTACGGGAAGATCTCCCGTTACCTCGCATTGTTCCACTATCTCAACAGGCACTTCAAATACGTTCCCGATACACATCGTGACGAATACTTTGCCACCCCTATGGAGACAATCCAGAACGGGCTGGGAGGGGACTGTGATGACCATTCCATCCTGATGGCTTCCTGTATGCAGTCTATTGGTGCACGCTGTCGTATCGTATTGATACAGGGACATGCCTATCCGGAGCTTTATTGTGGCAGCAAAGAAGAGTTTGAGATCATGAAACAGGCTATCGTTACACTGTTTCCACATCCACCGGTAAAAGAAATCCACTACCACGAAATGAAAGGCGAATACTGGATAAACCTTGACTACACTGCCAGGCATCCTGGCGGGAAGTACATGAACGATAAGGTTTATGCGTTGATAGAACTATGA
- a CDS encoding NACHT domain-containing protein: protein MIDLSYDFIITLQNEVSRKFGADTITPSDCKRLSDLIRDETTKAVSETTLKRVFGFATTKHSFSRYTLNTLAQYCNYKDWDDFQAQHYTQTDGNELNDGKWLDLKNKAITISHYTILTLKNRSGIPFALTVPRPSCFAHIERFLESDYAATALIAPSGWGKSVTLVHMAEHFWFSKDAKYKKDICWFIHAHAAGSLLLRGFSLATWLDNQLNLGTGENFREYFATHFDKIRGRLILIIDGFDEIAVAGDKLKLLYTKLEEFVYSNDLFPWVKVILSIRSSTWSDIFQHSLQYPAFRRYWYLGPEMDEETSINVPYLTEQEVKSVLYNHRIDPATVRTLSEGFLQKLRYPYYLQLFCQLNTGSGQTFINEHLSLFEMISKFVQIKVFNSPTNTFKVKIIEKLLWLLDLGKAGQYTDKNLLLNKNADLFPAYKELLADNILVEENLSQEVMFLVKVRFAHQFLLEYFAAMQYIKYANDTIDDSVLQKITSQLPASSYRVGVVKWLLRYAINNEQLEGIHKIFYLPLSTMEKSYLLEYLAVHYQYEGENQMQLNTVFPKGYFRKNPLSRIINDNFLHFGKKRVLSALLDLSEVQEDKLKIRSILFNMSMLQLDAEQCEIELNSIKKLIPRDAIDDEVWVSPYDLYLFLYEYLKFGIINENIRDKIYNYPRYLTGSTRHAPTVAQEMVFRISGLAFALLSDFSHMLSYTTRIFECYPSLVYQRTNPLRLSLLCWQAYAHLGLNNLPLASKICQHTDKLIRTYSFDFTNGRHIEVSQKLIMAEVYYQENELNRAIRTTESAVEISQKMDFKLLLLLGYKLLSKMYPQVRFDKQYNQAQQQITLISKSTSFKHFDRLLASATKMN from the coding sequence ATGATAGATCTCTCCTATGACTTTATCATAACGTTACAAAATGAAGTATCTCGGAAGTTTGGCGCGGACACAATCACACCTAGTGATTGCAAACGACTTTCAGATCTCATCAGGGATGAAACTACCAAGGCCGTTAGTGAAACCACCCTCAAAAGGGTATTTGGCTTCGCTACGACCAAGCATAGCTTTTCACGTTATACACTTAACACACTAGCGCAGTACTGTAATTATAAAGACTGGGACGATTTTCAGGCCCAGCACTATACGCAGACTGATGGTAATGAACTGAATGATGGCAAGTGGCTCGACCTTAAAAATAAGGCCATCACCATCTCTCATTACACTATTCTTACGCTGAAGAACAGATCGGGCATTCCCTTCGCCCTGACTGTACCAAGGCCTTCCTGCTTCGCCCACATTGAACGATTCCTTGAAAGTGACTACGCTGCCACTGCACTGATAGCACCTTCCGGTTGGGGTAAATCCGTTACCCTGGTACATATGGCCGAACATTTCTGGTTTAGCAAAGACGCCAAGTATAAAAAAGACATCTGCTGGTTCATACATGCTCACGCAGCCGGGAGTCTCCTGCTAAGAGGCTTCTCCCTGGCCACCTGGCTGGATAATCAGCTTAACCTCGGCACCGGGGAGAACTTCAGAGAATACTTTGCTACTCATTTTGATAAGATACGCGGACGGCTCATCTTAATTATTGACGGGTTTGACGAAATCGCTGTCGCAGGTGATAAACTCAAGCTCTTGTACACGAAGCTGGAGGAATTCGTCTACTCAAATGATCTTTTCCCCTGGGTAAAGGTTATCCTGTCCATCCGCAGCAGCACCTGGTCAGATATCTTCCAGCATTCATTACAATATCCGGCCTTCCGGAGGTACTGGTACCTGGGGCCCGAAATGGATGAAGAGACGAGCATCAATGTGCCCTATCTGACAGAGCAGGAAGTAAAGTCGGTACTATATAATCACCGTATCGATCCTGCTACGGTACGTACATTAAGTGAAGGCTTTCTTCAGAAGCTGCGGTATCCTTATTATCTGCAGCTGTTCTGCCAGTTAAATACCGGTTCCGGACAAACCTTCATCAATGAACATCTCAGTCTGTTTGAGATGATCTCCAAGTTCGTGCAGATCAAGGTATTCAATTCCCCCACCAATACCTTTAAGGTCAAAATCATAGAAAAGCTACTATGGTTGCTCGACCTGGGAAAGGCAGGTCAGTATACAGATAAAAACCTGTTGCTGAATAAGAACGCCGACCTGTTCCCCGCCTACAAAGAGTTACTTGCCGACAATATACTGGTAGAGGAGAACCTCAGCCAGGAAGTCATGTTCCTCGTAAAAGTGCGGTTCGCCCATCAGTTCCTGCTGGAATACTTTGCAGCTATGCAGTATATCAAATATGCCAATGATACCATTGATGATAGCGTGCTGCAAAAGATCACCAGTCAGTTACCCGCTTCCTCCTACAGGGTAGGGGTCGTCAAATGGCTGTTACGTTATGCTATCAATAATGAACAACTCGAAGGCATCCATAAGATATTCTATCTTCCATTGAGCACCATGGAGAAATCCTATCTGCTTGAATACCTGGCTGTGCATTACCAGTATGAAGGAGAGAATCAGATGCAGCTAAACACTGTATTCCCGAAAGGATATTTCCGTAAGAATCCCCTGAGCCGCATCATCAATGACAACTTCCTCCATTTTGGAAAAAAACGTGTATTGAGTGCACTGCTCGACCTCTCCGAAGTACAGGAAGATAAGCTGAAGATCCGCAGTATCCTCTTCAACATGTCCATGCTCCAACTGGATGCTGAGCAATGTGAAATAGAACTGAACAGTATTAAAAAACTTATTCCCCGTGACGCCATTGACGATGAAGTCTGGGTTTCTCCATATGACCTCTATCTCTTTCTCTACGAGTACCTGAAGTTTGGCATTATCAACGAGAACATCAGAGACAAGATCTACAACTATCCGCGTTACCTGACTGGTAGCACACGTCATGCGCCTACTGTAGCACAGGAGATGGTCTTCAGGATCAGTGGACTTGCCTTTGCCTTACTGTCAGACTTTTCTCACATGCTCAGTTATACCACACGTATATTTGAATGCTATCCGTCCCTGGTGTATCAACGTACCAATCCGTTGAGATTGTCATTACTCTGCTGGCAGGCGTATGCACATCTTGGTCTTAATAACCTGCCCCTGGCCAGTAAAATATGTCAGCACACAGATAAGCTGATCCGCACCTATTCTTTTGATTTTACTAACGGACGCCATATTGAAGTGTCACAGAAACTCATCATGGCGGAGGTATATTATCAGGAAAATGAACTGAACAGGGCCATCCGCACCACCGAGTCAGCTGTTGAAATATCTCAGAAAATGGATTTCAAACTGCTGCTGCTGCTCGGCTATAAACTGCTGAGCAAGATGTATCCACAGGTTCGTTTTGATAAACAATACAATCAGGCTCAACAGCAGATCACACTTATCAGTAAAAGCACTTCATTTAAACATTTCGACCGGCTCCTTGCCAGCGCCACAAAAATGAACTAG